The following are from one region of the Aspergillus chevalieri M1 DNA, chromosome 1, nearly complete sequence genome:
- the acpA gene encoding acyl carrier protein (COG:C;~EggNog:ENOG410PQGB;~InterPro:IPR006162,IPR036736,IPR009081,IPR003231;~PFAM:PF00550;~antiSMASH:Cluster_1.1;~go_process: GO:0006633 - fatty acid biosynthetic process [Evidence IEA]) — translation MFRSAVVRSLRASVPRAVRTPASFQIRSSPIARPAQFTPRFAYQGVRLYSAPAGLNKEEVEGRIVNLLKNFDKVNDASKINGTSHFSNDLGLDSLDTVEVVMAIEEEFSIEIPDKEADAIHSIDKAVEYILAQPDAH, via the exons ATGTTCCGTTCCGCCGTCGTCCGCTCGCTGAGAGCTTCCGTGCCTCGTGCCGTCAGAACCCCGGCATCTTTCCAGATCCGTAGCTCTCCCATTGCTCGCCCGGCTCAATTCACTCCTCGCTTTGCCTACCAGGGTGTCCGTCTTTACTCTGCCCCCGCTGGCCTGAACaaggaggaggttgagggcCGGATAGTCAACCTCTTGAAGAACTTTGACAAG GTCAATGACGCTAGCAAG ATCAACGGCACCTCGCACTTCTCGAACGACCTCGGATTGGACAGCTTGGACACCGTTGAGGTTGTGATGGCTATTGAAGAG GAATTCAGCATTGAGATCCCCGACAAGGAGGCCGATGCCATCCACAGCA TTGACAAGGCAGTCGAGTACATCCTTGCTCAGCCTGATG CCCACTAA
- the VPS74 gene encoding GOLPH3/VPS74 family protein (BUSCO:EOG092631QQ;~COG:U;~EggNog:ENOG410PJ67;~InterPro:IPR008628,IPR038261;~PFAM:PF05719;~antiSMASH:Cluster_1.1;~go_function: GO:0070273 - phosphatidylinositol-4-phosphate binding [Evidence IEA]): MSSAGGLTRRRGGGRAGGADDNDDSRVSSPISRNGSALDHRGPETSFTSGENGHKIVFDPRDLSETEERSKQPKLTLMEDILLLGLKDKQGYLSFWNENISYALRGCIVIELALRGRISMQKDSSRRRFPLADRVIEVVDDTLTGEVLLDEALKMMKSSEKMSVNEWIDLMSGETWNLMKIGYQLKQVRERLAKGLVDKGILRTEKRNFLLFDMATHPVADGGAKDDLHRRVRAICSNRTVILPPNTWLPEDAEFRYLRSIIMVCAAYAANVLENALVTMSHEARERAFAQVDELLAEYSQWPFARRAGGSQAIGANLAQAINDEVNKSPDRELQMEIVAACLSVFTRLDSLL; encoded by the exons ATGTCCTCAGCCGGGGGCTTGACTCGCCGGAGAGGCGGTGGTCGGGCCGGTGGCGCAGATGACAACGATGACAGCAGAGTCTCTTCGCCCATATCCCGGAATGGCTCTGCATTGGATCATCGAGGACCGGAGACGTCGTTTACGAGCGGGGAAAATGGCCATAAGATCGTGTTCGATCCCAGAGATCTCAGCGAGACCGAGGAACGGAGCAAGCAACCGAAGCTGACTCTGATGGAGGATATACTCTTACTAGGATTGAAGGATAAACAG GGGTATCTATCATTCTGGAATGAAAACATCTCCTACGCCTTGCGAGGATGCATCGTCATTGAGCTAGCGCTCCGCGGTCGGATAAGCATGCAAAAGGATTCCTCCCGACGACGGTTCCCGCTCGCCGATCGGGTCATCGAGGTTGTTGACGATACATTGACCGGGGAAGTCTTGCTGGACGAGGCCCTGAAAATGATGAAATCAAGTGAAAAGATGAGTGTCAATGAATGGATCGATCTGATGAGCG GTGAAACATGGAACTTGATGAAGATTGGTTATCAGCTGAAGCAAGTGCGCGAGCGGCTTGCAAAGGGTCTGGTCGACAAGGGCATCCTCCGTACCGAAAAACGCAActttctcctcttcgatATGGCCACGCATCCAGTCGCGGACGGAGGTGCCAAAGACGACCTCCATCGTCGCGTGCGTGCCATCTGCAGCAACCGCACGGTGATCCTTCCTCCCAACACGTGGTTACCCGAAGATGCAGAATTCCGTTATCTCCGCTCGATTATCATGGTATGTGCGGCGTATGCAGCCAACGTGCTGGAGAACGCTCTGGTCACGATGAGCCACGAGGCTCGCGAGAGAGCTTTTGCGCAGGTGGATGAATTGTTGGCAGAATATTCTCAATGGCCATTTGCCCGGAGGGCTGGTGGCTCGCAAGCTATCGGTGCCAACTTGGCCCAAGCCATCAATGATGAAGTGAACAAGAGCCCGGATCGGGAGCTTCAGATGGAG ATTGTTGCTGCATGTTTGAGCGTATTTACAAGACTTGATTCCTTACTGTAG